A genomic stretch from Helianthus annuus cultivar XRQ/B chromosome 1, HanXRQr2.0-SUNRISE, whole genome shotgun sequence includes:
- the LOC110914397 gene encoding eukaryotic translation initiation factor 5B-like, which yields MLVDEPEVDETEANVEKDQDPLTPETEQLLKDIDDTLEAEKAASKKAVDFEEKSSSGAEGDTDDEVDRWIKENYDPKDREKQKKRKRSSDPPEDVQKVDEVISEKKKLEERVKSVESENSSLLKKIEADQADIDILKVRIAELEEEKSRRDEQNEYFKLKNKELEAKNANKEHEEYMLKKFLEDLIGKTIEQRFEEIELAEVRARHEAEMEAGMKDKGKGVPVEDDVQVTEREIVLTEPTKVPESSILDPCPITSVSGEINDNDEDDEEDEEDEDDNLKDDAVEVYSVHSDDDDDDDGNDDADQGNSGIKVTEALQEENIDEYLQDDANEEPENAGGKGEHGDAENVDEIIDQRAGLILRLEHDVEEGEILHTYTRAEIIKMMHIDESEFNFDFEKELNEFDINHQPEYQYKYVEEADNYDKVEVEDWSDDDQNENVNVDTSSFPTLAEFFSQANEDELRRKVAESVKSKSFKEMSKEEQLEERKKWSRKDTYRKYKRPLKYYKRDRDVSLGDIISWGYLPQVNAYAIRREFGIQYF from the exons ATGTTGGTTGATGAACCAGAAGTTGATGAGACAGAAGCTAATGTTGAAAAAGATCAAGATCCATTAACTCCTGAAACTGAGCAGTTGTTGAAAGATATTGATGATACTTTAGAAGCTGAGAAAGCAGCTAGTAAGAAAGCAGTTGATTTTGAAGAAAAGAGTTCATCTGGTGCAGAAGGTGATACGGATGATGAAGTTGATCGTTGGATCAAAGAAAACTATGATCCGAAAGATAGAGAGAAacaaaagaagagaaagaggagtTCAGATCCACCAGAAGATGTTCAG AAAGTGGATGAGGTGATAAGTGAGAAAAAGAAGTTAGAAGAACGTGTCAAGTCTGTTGAATCTGAGAATTCATCTTTATTGAAAAAGATTGAAGCTGATCAAGCCGACATAGATATTCTGAAAGTTCGAATAGCTGAATTGGAAGAAGAAAAGTCTCGAAGGGATGAGCAGAATGAATACTTTAAGTTGAAAAATAAAGAGTTAGAAGCCAAGAATGCTAACAAGGAACATGAAGAATATATGTTAAAGAAATTTTTGGAAGATTTGATCGGAAAGACAATTGAACAAAGGTTTGAAGAGATAGAACTTGCGGAAGTTAGAGCAAGACATGAAGCCGAAATGGAAGCTGGAatgaaagataagggtaaaggTGTTCCAGTTGAAGATGATGTTCAAGTAACTGAAAGAGAAATTGTTCTGACTGAGCCGACAAAAGTTCCAGAATCGTCTATTCTAGATCCTTGTCCAATAACTTCAGTATCTGGTGAGATTAACgacaatgatgaagatgatgaagaagatgaagaagacgaAGATGATAATCTGAAAGATGATGCAGTTGAAGTATATTCTGTTCAtagcgatgatgatgatgatgatgatggaaatgatgatgCTGATCAAGGTAATTCTGGTATAAAAGTAACTGAAGCGTTACAAGAAGAGAATATTGACGAGTATCTTCAAGATGATGCAAATGAGGAACCAGAAAATGCAGGAGGAAAGGGGGAGCATGGTGATGCTGAAAATGTTGATGAGATTATTGATCAGAGGGCAGGTTTGATTCTACGTCTTGAACATGATGTAGAGGAAGGTGAGATTTTGCACACTTATACTAGAGCTGAGATCATTAAGATGATGCATATTGATGAAAGTGAGtttaactttgattttgaaaaggagttGAACGAATTTGACATCAATCATCAACCTGAATATCAGTACAAGTACGTTGAAGAAGCTGATAATTATGATAAAGTGGAAGTAGAAGACTGGAGCGATGATGATCAGAATGAGAATGTTAATGTTGATACTTCTAGCTTTCCAACTCTTGCTGAGTTTTTCAGTCAAGCAAATGAGGATGAGCTGAGAAGAAAAGTTGCTGAAAGTGTTAAAAGTaagagttttaaagaaatgtcaAAAGAAGAACAACTTGAAGAAAGAAAGAAGTGGTCCAGGAAGGATACATATAGAAAATACAAAAGACCACTGAAGTATTACAAGAGGGATAGAGATGTTTCTCTGGGTGATATCATAAGTTGGGGTTATCTGCCACAAGTCAACGCGTATGCTATTAGAAGAGAATTTGGCATTCAGTATTTCTAG